From the genome of Pseudomonas migulae:
TTGCTGTTCGTGCCTATCGAAGCGGCATTTTCCGCGGCGTTGCAGGCGGAGCCGAGCCTGTTCCAGGAGGCATTCGACCGCAACATCGTGATCGTCAGCCCGACCACGTTGCTGGCCACCCTGCGTGTCATCGACAGCCTGTGGAAGCAGGAGCGCCAGAGTCAGAACGCCCGGGAAATCGCCGAGCGGGCAGGGTGGCTGTACGACAAGTTCGTGCTGTTCATCCAGGATCTGGATGAAGTCGGCAACCGCCTGCAGCAGCTGGACAAGGCCTACAGTTCTGCGCGCAACAAGCTGACAGAGGGCCGCGGCAATCTGGTCAGTCGCAGCGAACAGCTCAAGTTGCTCGGCGCGCGGGCGAGCAAGAGCTTGCCGGCGGACTTGCTGGAGCGGGCGATGACCGATGTCGACGGGTTGGCCGAGTTGCCCGAATAAATCTTTGGTTTTCGCTGACCTGTGGCGAGGGAGCTTGCTCCCGCTGGGCTGCGCCGCACCGTTTTTCACAGGTTTTGGGGGCGCTCGAGGGCGCGCTACAACGGCAAATGCCGACTCAACAACGCCCGCAATGCCGCCGGTTTCACCGGCTTCGCCAGGTAATCCAGCCCGGCCGCATGCACCCGGGCTACCGTTTCCGGGTGTCCATCGGCGCTGATCACCACGCCCGGCACCGGCTCGCCCAGGCGGGTTCGTAACCAGGCCATCAAGTCCGTGCCGGTCTCGCCATCGTCCAGGTGATAATCCACCAGTGCGAGTTGCGGGCGAATGCCATTGCTCAGCAGCGCCGCGCATTCGTCGCGATTGCGCGCCGTCCAGACCTGACAACCCCAGCGGGTCAGCAGGCTGTTCATGCCAATCAGGATGCTGTCTTCGTTGTCGATGCACAGCACCTGCGCGCCGCTCAGGAGTTTGCCGTTGAGCTCGGTGACGTTGGCCGGCGCCGCGATTTGCGCCTTGGCTATCGGCACGCTGACGCTGAACACACTGCCGCGACCCGGCCAGGAGCGCACCTGCAAGGTGTGGCCCAGAACGCGACATAATCCGTCCGCAATCGCCAGGCCCAGTCCCAGGCCTTTCTCGGCGCGGGTCTGGTGGCTATCCAGGCGTTTGAATTCTTCGAAAATCACTTTCAGTTTGTCCTGCGCAATCCCCGGCCCACGGTCCCAGACCTCCAGGCACAGTTCCCCCTTGTGCCGACGAACCCCCAGCAGCACCGGCCCCTTGGCATAACGGAAGGCATTGGTCAGGAAATTCTGCAGGATTCGTCGCAACAGCTTGATGTCGCTGTCGACTCGCAACGTACTGCCTCGAACCCTGAATTTGAGCCCTTGGTCCCGGGCCAGCGCCTTGAATTCTGCGCCGAGAATATCGAACAGTTCATTGAGCACGAACGGCTTCGGATCCGGGTTGATCTTGCCGTTTTCCAGGCGGGAAATGTCCAGCAGATCGCTGATCAGGTCCTCGGCCGAGCGCAACGACGTATCCAGGTGATGGACTAGTTTCTGCGCTTCGCTGGACAAGCCGTCGTCCTGATGGGACAGGGCCGCAGAAAACAGGCGCGCGGCGTTCAGCGGTTGCATCAGGTCGTGGCTGACCGCCGCGAGGAAACGGGTTTTCGACTGGTTGGCCGACTCGGCGGTGCCCTTGGCTTCGGTCAGGGCGACGTTGAGTTGCGACAGCTCGTGGGTGCGCTCGGTGACCCGTCGTTCCAAGCCTTCGTTGGCTTCGGTCAGCGCCTGCTCGGCTTCACGGAACGCGGTGATGTCGGTGAAACTCATGACGAAACCGCCGCCCGGCATCGGGTTGCCGATCAGCTCGATCACACGGCCGTTGGGGAACAGTCGCTCAGAGGTGTGGGCGCGACCCTGACGCATCCAGTGCAAACGGCGGGCGACGTGCACTTCGGCTTCGCCTGGACCGCACAGACCGCGTTCGGCGTTGTAGCGAATGATGTCGGCAATCGGCCGGCCTACGCTGATCAAACCGTCCGGGTAGTTGAACAGCTCCAGATAACGCCGGTTCCACGCCACCAGTCGCAGCGACTGGTCGACCACGCTGATGCCCTGCGTGATGTTCTCGATCGCGCCTTGCAGCAGCGCGCGATTGAACTGCAGCACTTCCGAGGCTTCGTCGGCGATTCGGACGACGTCCTCGAGCTGCATTTCCCGACCTTCGATGGCGGCTTTTACTACCGCACGCGTCGAAGAAGCCCCCAACACACCGGCCAGCAAACGCTCGGTGTGGGCGATCCATTCACCGTCAGCGTTCTGGTTCGGGTTGAAGCCTTTGCCCTGGCGGTAGGCGAAACGGATAAAACTCTGACGGGCACGTTCTTCACCGACAAACCGCGCGGCCAGTTGCAGCAGATCCTCGATGTGCACCGCCAGCATCGAACGGGCGCTGGGGCGGGCACTGATTTCCTGGCCGATGAAACGGCCGGCCTGCCAGTGTTCCGAAACCCGTGTGCGCGACAGCACCGACACCCAGGCGAACAAGGTGAAGTTGCCGGCCAGCGACAGCACCACACCTTGGGTCAGCGGGGTGATCGGCAGGTTCAGCGGATTGCTGTGCAGCCACGCCAGACCGGGAAAACTGCTCAATGATAAGCCGAGACTGTGGGCAGCAATCGGCAGGATCAGCGTGTAAAACCACAGGAATGTGCCGGCGGCGAGGCCGGCGAACACGCCGCGGCGGTTGGCCTGTTTCCAGTACAGCGCGCCGAGCATGGCCGGTGCCAGTTGGGTCACGGCGGCGAAGGCGATCTGGCCGATGGTCGCCAGGCTCGCGGTGGACCCCAGCAGGCGATAGCTGACATACGCCAGCAGCAAAATCACCACGATGCTGACGCGGCGCACCGAGAGCATCCACTGGCGGAACACTTCGAACGGCCGCTCGGCGTTATTGCGGCGCAACAGCCACGGCAGCAGCATGTCGTTGGAGACCATGGTCGACAGCGCCACGCTGGCCACAATCACCATGCCGGTCGCCGCCGAGGCGCCGCCGATAAAGGCCAGCATCGCCAGCGCGGGGTGGGCTTGCGCCAGTGGCAGGCTGATGACAAACGAGTCCGGCAACACCGAGCTGGGCAGCAGCATCTGACCGGCCAAGGCGATCGGCACGACGAACAAGGCCGCCAACGCCAGGTACGCCGGGAATACCCATTTGGCCAGGCGCAAATCCTGTGGGTCGATGTTCTCCACCACGGTCACGTGAAACTGACGGGGCAGGCAGATGATCGCCATCATCGCCACACCGGTCTGCACCACCATCGACGGCCAGTTGATGGTTTCCTTCCAATACTCTTCGAGGCGCGGGGCGAGCATCGCCTGATTGAACAGGTCGTCGAAACCGTCGTACAGGCCATACGTCACGAACGCGCCGACCGCAAGAAACGCGAACAGCTTGACCAGCGACTCGAACGCAATCGCCAGCACCATGCCGCGGTGGTGTTCGGTGGCATCGAGGTTGCGGGTACCGAACACGATGGTAAACAACGCGAGCACCAGCGACACGATCAACGCCGTGTCCTGGGCGCGAGTGCCCATGGCGTCGGCACCGGCACCAATCAGCAGGTTTACCCCGAGCACGATGCCTTTGAGCTGCAACGCGATGTAGGGCAGCACGCCGACCAGACAGATCAGCGCCACGACAATCGCCAGCGACTGGGATTTGCCGTAACGGGCAGCGATGAAGTCGGCAATGGAGGTGATGTTCTCCTGCTTGCTGATCATCACCATTTTTTGCAGGACCCACGGTGCGCAGACCAGCAGCAGGATCGGCCCGAGGTAGATCGGCAGGAACGACCAGAGTTGTTCGGCGGCCTGGCCGACGGCGCCGAAGAACGTCCAGCTGGTGCAATAGACCGCCAGCGACAGGCTGTACACCCAGGCGCGCACCCGCGGCGGCAACGGCGCACTGCGGCGGTCACCGTAGAAAGCGATGGCGAACATGATGGCCATATAGGCCAGGGCGACGGCGGCGATCAGCCCGCTGGACAGCGACATGGGAACTCCAGACAAAAGACACCCGGGACTCCCGCCCGGACAGACAGTCTCGCACGACCGTCTGCGTTAGTCAGTGTCGACCAAGGTCGTGGCGTGGCGGGGTGTCGCACGGCGGCGTGTCAGGCAGATTTTTGCTGTATTCGCTGGCCTCTTCGCGGGCAAGCCACGCTCCCACAGGTTCTGTGTCGTAATACAAAACCTGTAGGAGCGAGGCTTGCCCGCGAAGGCGTCATGACTGACTCAACGCAATCTCGATCAACCGATGCAATTCCTCAACCTCCAACGGTGCCGCCGAAAACAGAATGCGAAACACCGAAGGCGCCGCGACCAGATTGATCAGTCGATCGACACTCGGTCTCGGCTCATCAGGATAGCGATCCAGAATCGTCTGCAATTGCCCGCCAATGAGGGCCGCGCAAAAGCCTGGCGTCGGGCTCGATTGCACATCGCGCAGCATGTTGCGCCCCGGTTCGGAACTCATTTCGTCCAGATACTGCTCCGCCCACGCTCGCACATCTCCGCGCAGGCTGCCGGTGTTGGCTGGCTCGCTGTCGGGCCGCATGCGTGCGAGGGCGACATCCGCCAGTAACGCCGACAGATCGCCCCAGCGCCGGTAAATGGTCGACGGCGTAACCCCGGCGCGCGCAGCGATTTGCGGGACGGTCACGGTGGAGCGGTCCTGCTCTTCCAGGAGCGCGCGGACCGCCGAATGAATCGACTCTTGCACCCGGGCGCTGCGTCCACCCGGGCGTAAACCTTCTTTAATAGCCATGGATCGGACCTTAACACAAAGAATTTGCTTTAAGCGCTAGCGAGTAGCACACTCCGCAAAAGCGAAAAATTAGCTTTTGCGGAGTGTGCACATGTCGAATTCAGCTTCCAAGCGTTCAAGCCTGTGGTTTCTGGCGATCACTTTACTCAGTTTTCTCGCCGCTTCCACGGCGCCGACGCCGTTGTATCACTTGTATCAGGAGCAACTGCAATTCTCGGCAGCGACCCTGACCGTGATTTTTGGTGTGTACGCCATCAGTTTGCTGGCGGCGCTGCTGACGGTCGGTTCGCTTTCGGATCATCTGGGGCGCAAGCCGGTTATTTTCACGGCCGTCATACTGAACCTGCTGGCGATGCTGCTGTTTATCAATGCTGACAGTGTGGCGTGGCTGATCAGTGCACGGGTGCTTCAGGGGTTTGCCACCGGGATGGCCACCGCCGTATTGAGTGCTGCGCTGCTGGACACCGATCGCCAGCAGGGGCCGCTGGTCAACAGCGTTGCACCGCTGCTCGGCATGGCGATTGGCGGCATGGGCTGCGGCTTGCTGGCCGAGTTTGCGCCGCTGCCGTTGCAGTTGACCTATTGGGTGTTGCTCGCGCTGTTTTTGATGCAGGCGCTGTACGTCTGGCGGCTGCCGGAAAGCGTCAGTCCGCAACCG
Proteins encoded in this window:
- a CDS encoding hybrid sensor histidine kinase/response regulator; translation: MSLSSGLIAAVALAYMAIMFAIAFYGDRRSAPLPPRVRAWVYSLSLAVYCTSWTFFGAVGQAAEQLWSFLPIYLGPILLLVCAPWVLQKMVMISKQENITSIADFIAARYGKSQSLAIVVALICLVGVLPYIALQLKGIVLGVNLLIGAGADAMGTRAQDTALIVSLVLALFTIVFGTRNLDATEHHRGMVLAIAFESLVKLFAFLAVGAFVTYGLYDGFDDLFNQAMLAPRLEEYWKETINWPSMVVQTGVAMMAIICLPRQFHVTVVENIDPQDLRLAKWVFPAYLALAALFVVPIALAGQMLLPSSVLPDSFVISLPLAQAHPALAMLAFIGGASAATGMVIVASVALSTMVSNDMLLPWLLRRNNAERPFEVFRQWMLSVRRVSIVVILLLAYVSYRLLGSTASLATIGQIAFAAVTQLAPAMLGALYWKQANRRGVFAGLAAGTFLWFYTLILPIAAHSLGLSLSSFPGLAWLHSNPLNLPITPLTQGVVLSLAGNFTLFAWVSVLSRTRVSEHWQAGRFIGQEISARPSARSMLAVHIEDLLQLAARFVGEERARQSFIRFAYRQGKGFNPNQNADGEWIAHTERLLAGVLGASSTRAVVKAAIEGREMQLEDVVRIADEASEVLQFNRALLQGAIENITQGISVVDQSLRLVAWNRRYLELFNYPDGLISVGRPIADIIRYNAERGLCGPGEAEVHVARRLHWMRQGRAHTSERLFPNGRVIELIGNPMPGGGFVMSFTDITAFREAEQALTEANEGLERRVTERTHELSQLNVALTEAKGTAESANQSKTRFLAAVSHDLMQPLNAARLFSAALSHQDDGLSSEAQKLVHHLDTSLRSAEDLISDLLDISRLENGKINPDPKPFVLNELFDILGAEFKALARDQGLKFRVRGSTLRVDSDIKLLRRILQNFLTNAFRYAKGPVLLGVRRHKGELCLEVWDRGPGIAQDKLKVIFEEFKRLDSHQTRAEKGLGLGLAIADGLCRVLGHTLQVRSWPGRGSVFSVSVPIAKAQIAAPANVTELNGKLLSGAQVLCIDNEDSILIGMNSLLTRWGCQVWTARNRDECAALLSNGIRPQLALVDYHLDDGETGTDLMAWLRTRLGEPVPGVVISADGHPETVARVHAAGLDYLAKPVKPAALRALLSRHLPL
- a CDS encoding TetR/AcrR family transcriptional regulator; translated protein: MAIKEGLRPGGRSARVQESIHSAVRALLEEQDRSTVTVPQIAARAGVTPSTIYRRWGDLSALLADVALARMRPDSEPANTGSLRGDVRAWAEQYLDEMSSEPGRNMLRDVQSSPTPGFCAALIGGQLQTILDRYPDEPRPSVDRLINLVAAPSVFRILFSAAPLEVEELHRLIEIALSQS